DNA from Cyprinus carpio isolate SPL01 chromosome B3, ASM1834038v1, whole genome shotgun sequence:
TTCTGCTATCTCTGCTGTAAGCCTACTTCTCTTTTCATCCACAATGTTGGAAACTGTGCTGAACACTCTCTCACTTTCTACACTAGTGCAGGGGGCACAGAGGTATTTTGTGGCAGTGGCAGCAAGACAAGGTAATCTGTATTTGTTGACTCCCCAGTACTGGTATGGGTTGTCTGAGGCAGCAACGGTTTTCTCTGCAAGATATCCATGCAGTTGGACTGCAGGGATCGAGCTGCTTGCTGCACCGGGATCTTCACACTCCTCCACAATTTGGTCAAACTCTTGCATAAAGCTGCTCGGTGCTGCTGCTTCCACCTGAGGGAACTTTTCCTGTGGTTCTGTGGCCTGTGATGCTCCAGCTGTGCTCCTACTCAGGTCTTCCTCTAGTTTACCTGTCAGTGCATCTTTTGCACGCTTTGCAGATTGTGCACTTGTAAAGtatctgaaacagaaataaaacatagGTTAGGCTAAATGAAACACTTGATGACACTAAAAAACCTGAGGCTGATtaaagtaatatattatatattataaatttgtataaattatataaagaatgcaagcctatataatttatattctaaatgtttaaatttacagCATGGCAACTCATCAAATACAGTAGAAGTGTTATTGTGGAGagtaaaaaatctataatatagaCCTAATGTAATTAGTTAGGTTACACAATCTTACCTGTCTTTATATCTTGGGTCCAGCAGGGTGGCAAATACATATAGGGGTTCATCTTCCACATTATCGAAGCGTTTGCTGACAGCTTGaagcagggttttttttcattgttttgatgCCAGTATCTGCATCGCCTTCTTTAGCAAGGATGCGTTTGAGGACGGTGACAGCTGGAATGACGTCAGCTGTGGAGGCAGTCGATGAGCTTACTTTGCTTGTTAGCTCTTCAAATGGTGCTAGAACAATGCTCGTTTTTTCTAGCTAAGCCCACTGGTTAGCGGTCAGTGTACTGGGCAGGTCATGGTCAGCAATGTAAGCACAGAGGACTCGCTTCTGTTCCAGAAGACTCTGTATCATCAAGTACGTAGAATTCCACCTTGTTTTGACGTCTTGTTGCAGGCGTTTAGGTTGCATTTGCATCTGGAGCTGGATATCTTGCAGCCTTGAATACGCAAGTGGAGAATGTTTAAAATGCCCCACAATTTGTCTACCGATTGCAATGGCATCGCTCACACTCCGTTGTGACAGTAGTCCCTCATTGACTTCAAGCTGCAAGCTGTGAGCAAAACAGCCTAAGCTCCGCACCCCTATGTTGTCCATGGCCTTTTTCATGTTGCTTGCATTGTCCCGGAGTATGACATGCACTTTATTCAAAGGAATGTGCCACTGGTCAAGTATATTCTTGCAGCCTAAATGGTATCGCTGGTGTGTGAACCGTGAAAGTTTTTGGCTTGAAGCATTGCACCGTGTGGTGTACAGCTCGTGTCCAACCTGGACTGTTAAACTTAAAAGCGACATTGGACTCACAGCAGAGCTCCATATATCTGTAGTAAAGCTCatagcttttatatttttaatctctTTCGAGATGTGTTCGCAAACTTTTTTGTACAGTTCTGGCAGTGCGGTCTCGGAaaaatacttttgtatttttaatctctTTCGAGATGTGTTCGCAAACTTTTTTGTACAGTTCTGGCAGTGCAATAACTCGTTGAGCATCTAAAACAATGAATTCTACAACTTTCTGTGTAATTGCCAATGCTTTCAAGCTTTCCATCGAAAACTTTTCGTGTCGTTGAAATGCATCCTGCAAATTTAGTTGCTGAGCTGTATTGTCCGCTCCTTTTGTTTTGCTGAGCTGCAGGAATTCAGAGTGCTCCTTAGCATGGTGTTTCTGGATGTGCTTGATTAAATTGGTAGTATTGTACTTTGGAGTAATACCACCTCCCCCTGAAACATTTACTTTGCAGACATTGCAAACCGCCGACGAACTAGCTGGTGTGGCAAGCGTGAAATATCTCCACACAGCCGACTCTCTGGCTCGCTCCCTGTTGCTTCTAGCATGCGACACACGTGAAGCTGACGAATGACGTATGTTCTgctgcaaggaaaaaaaaacaaaaaacaaacctggATCGGCCTGTGGATCTGTTAATTTTTCTGATCCCCGATCCAGCTATTTTGTCAGTATCACGGCCGATATCCGATCCTAATATCAGATCGGTGCACCCCTAATTAGTAGTCCTGATAGACAATGCAAATCCCAAGTATACCACATCAATATGCTAAAGAGGTTTATAAGCAACTCTAAGCCTGCTTCTCCACCTAGATACCTGCTGCAGAAAAATTTCAGCAAAGTGTCAAATGTTATAGAAGCTGTTCATGCTAGTTATCAAACTAGTGGGAGGTTGCAAAACTCTGCTGTGCTGAAAGATTTGCCCTCATTCCTTGCTCACTTAAACCCTGACAAAAGTAAGCAGATTATTCAGTTGATGCATTTTTACAAATCACTGTTCTCTGACATGCCTTCACTTTTTTGCTCAAtttgctttagattttttttagactttatttcgaacatgtaaaatacaataataaaaaaaataaataaaaatacagcacaatacaaaattttaaattatacacgtccaaaaaatattgcaattctaTAAAGAATTGGCCGCTCACACATCAGATGTACTTGTGTGTGGAAACTAGGGTTgtaacaatatataatttaatgattattttttttatttttttatttagcagacgcttttatccaaagcgacttacagtgcattcaggctctatttttttaccagtatgtgtgttccctgggaattgaacccacgaccttttgtACTTCTAAtgtaatgctctaccactgagccacagaaacactATACTGATATGATGGTTTATCACGGTTTGAACATGCACGGTTATCATACCGCAAACATTTGCATAtctatggttaaaaaaaaaagaatgaaaaaatttTCGCCCCCGCATATGCAACTTATTTTTGCTCGGCTGCTTCACTCTGCATTCACTTGGCTGCTTaaataacaaagacaaaaaagttAATATCTGCAGTATGGGAATACTTAGGATATTAAAAAAACCAACGCGGGGTTGTCTTTGAGGATGGATACAATTTGCAAAAGAATGTGGACGCAAAGTGGCTGCAATAGCAGGCAATACATCCAACATCTTCGCTCATATTCACAGACACCATCCTTCCATGCAGATGAAGGTGTGTGGCATTAATAACAAGTTATAAGTTAAGTCTgtatgatttccgtgatgcagaGGGAATCCCGGTGCAGTCGTGAACatggaatttacagtataatgagGATGTCACATAAAAAATCTGATGGATGGATAAGTCAAAGGTAGATATATGTGTCTGTGAATATTTATGCGCAAAGAGACAGCTATATAAATTATCTGCTTGTTTCTGCATGTCTCCGAGTGGCGCCGTTTTATCTACTACATACTGAAGTACTAGGActgcataattaataaaatttctaatcgcgattacaattatggatgccacaattacataatcgttcaaagtgtcaattaatcgttcaaagtcgacttatgttattctgcacgcttaagatatgtttttttttctttctacatgttatctcacgggtttttccattgttttggttttattataacattataataccattcatattttttttaataatttatagaagaaaccaatccgatgtatatttgacatttgaggcttaattctatagaaaagcactaaaagtttttcagttcgttttttcagcttgtttattttcatataaaaatacggcatgcagttgcatcaaacaatggtataaacatcattcaatgtaaattgtgatataCGTAAttaataatcgacaattatgatttgtcataatcatgcagcccAATAATAAAGGATTTGTTCACTCAAATAACTTGTTCTTGTTATTTTAAGAGTCATTGTTACTGATAAGAATTATTGATAACCGTAAAACCGTGATATATTTTCTGAGACAATTATCATACCGTGAAAATCTCATACCATTACAACCCTAGTGGAAACTCCACGAAAACAGCATTTGTTAACAAAGTAAAAGAGGTAAGGTCAGAGGGCATGTTCATACAACTTTTCTTTTTACTACATCAGACTGTAAATCTCCTTTATTAAACCCATACTACTTAGCAGTGAGGAATTGTATCAGTACGTCACATCAATATTGCTTCCAGTGTATTagtcaaacatacagtatacaacagaagtgagtacacccgtGTAGCATGGCTATAAATCACACGATACAACACTATTCAATTGAGAAGTATAGTATTTATAGTACAGATCAGGCTAAACTGTAATGTAGACgtatgcattttctgtaaagctgcattgAGAAGTTAGTGTACTCTAAATGAGGGCATAAAGTGCAAAAACAGTAGCAGTGCACTGACCCTAGACTTGGTTGACATCAACTCTTCATCTTCAGAGACAATCCAAACATCCAGTGGCTTCCCTCGTGacatttcctcttcctcctcaacaGCAATGATGGGGACTGCTGCCTTCTGCACCTGCTAAGGCTCCTTTtcctaaatgcattaaaaaaagtcttagtatgtgtcacaacaaattataaaattaaccCTTGTGtagaaagacatttaaaatttcatgaatgaaaataaaggtgtgaagGATCAGAGTAGTGTTTATTCAGTAGGGCGTGTGTCCATTTAAAACCCTGTAGTACTTTTCAAAAACTTGTAATAATTTTCACAACATGTCTTCCAGAGCTGATGGTCAACTGGATTTAATTTGGAAAAACATTCAGGGGTGTATCAGCTGAATGTACTTTAGCTTGAATTGAAtggaatttttattaataaaacatccaaataaatataatttaataaatacataaatcaacacACCTTTACAAACTCAAagcaactttaaataaaaaattgtggcACACTACATTACATCAAACATCACTGATCCTTGGATATCATGATGTCTTTCATGTGGTGTGAAAGAACCAGTATTTGTCTgggctgtgtgtgtatgagttgATCAATGTTTAGATTAAGATTTCATTATAAAACATTGTATTGTTTCAGAAAACACATTTGTGCTGCTACATTTGCAAAACTagcaattcatccaaaaatgaagaaatatatatttttttaaactttcagaaAGTGATGGTTTATATCTCGCATAACACTAAACCCATCAATTAAATCAATGTGAATTCTACTCAACTTGCTTCAATTTAGGCTCGTAGTATTGCAGCCATCTTGCCTTCTACATACCAGCTCTCCACGCTGCCTTTGCTctgaaaacatgatttaaaacaaaaaaaacatgttagtatGAGTTTCGAAATAAAAATCGCCAGGCGCAAATATCAGTCTGAAATGGTAAATAATGTTAGCAAAACAGCCGTAAATGCTCCTTGAGCCGCTTTGTTTACCAGGGCTTCGACTGCATTAGTAAACTTAATTAGCATCACATGGATATGCTAGATGAAACTGACGAAGCGGATCATAAATAAcgatttaaaaaaagttcaaatttattgtaatatagtgaaTGGGTGGGTTTGTCTAACTTACCTGTTGCTTTAGTTTCTCCACGGCGCGAGTGTCCTTTATCTGTCAGCCGTCTTTCTGGTTtaaaagacgaaaaaaaaaaatcacttgtttgTGTCCGACTGAGAAACGCCCTTTTTTCTCACTGAGAAACTGTGgtgtaaaacactgcatatttaacaCTTGTCGTTGATAACTTTGATGTTGTGTTATTTCGTCTTTGCTAGCTTATACTAACATTAGCGTTGCTGAGCTGGTTaatcttcaaataataatatatgacaataaaggcccgttcacaccaaggacgataactataaagataacgataaagatatagttctaaaaatcgttttcagtattaaagaacagcagagtccacaccacaactataacgataaaggaaTAGAGAAActatatcgttggaatcactttcagaacgattttttccaGCTCATGGACGttaaaaatattgacagccaatcagaatgccaCCTGCTGTAACGAGCAGAGAGTTTAAAGCGGCAGACTCGCGTGCGccagaataaacagacgatatcatccgctatcgttatctttatagttaccgttcttggtgtgaacgggccttaaatcaTAAACGTTCAAAAGctctttaaatatgaataaagaaACTTGAAATGCcaattgttgtttttcagctttatttctccataaaatttataatgatatgttataataatgcagtgatataatattaatgcagAGTGAGTGAACTTCAGTTTTTGGCCATGCAATATAGACAGTGTTTACTTGACTGTAGACTTTATAATGCATtcgctttatttatttgttttattactttctgAAAACAATGTAATGAAGTGAATTCCAAGCATGAAGaagtaaacttaaaatttactaaaaaatgtGACTTTAAAATATAGAACAACTTCAGGTTATTTAATGATGTACtttgaaagtatactttcagtgCATTCATGTTACAAAGATCACTTTAAGCACacagttaaaaaatattcataaaatatatttaagtaaagtgcaaataaatatacttataaaaaataaacagaactttcaattcaagtatatttttgtaaaatatatttttagaaaatatactaaattacaattgttttaaaatgtgttaaaagtggTACTGTAAAAATAGCCAAAAAGCATGATgctaatatactttttatatatttaaagatagtACATGTTTTGTTAGTATATTTGCAATGTACTATTAAAACAGggaatatattacaaatacaataaagtatacttttttttttttttactagggagGAGCCCGCTCACACTCCAGAGCTCAGACAGAAGCCCGTTCACGACCCAGAGCTCAGCTTGGTGTTTGCAGAGCAGTCGGATCCAGCAATCACTGAGCCAGAAATACCATCAGCTCTGTCTCTGATGactgctgggggggggggggggggggctatacTTTGATGTCCAAGGAGGCCGTTCCTGACTCCAGCATCTCCTACTACCTCGTCACAGCCAAGAAGTGTTCCCAATGTATAGCGTCTCCCACTCCTTCGTCACAGCGCGGTGGCCATTCCTGACTTCAGTGTGTGTCTCCTACTCCGTCATGGCCAAGGATGCCGTTCCTAACTCCAGTGTCTCCTATTCCCTCGTCACAGCCAAGAAGGCTATTCCTACCTCCAGTGTTCCCAATGTACCTAGCTCACTTGTCACGTCCATAGACAGGGCCACaataaaggggacatcagatgcaaaattcacttttacctGGTGTTTGAACCTGAATGTgtgttagatgtgtgtgtgtgtacacaaccaacctataatgataaaaatccacctagtgttttttttttttttttttccacaaaaatcatGAGCACTGTCTCAGATCAAGCCATTCACAGATTCTTGGCAGAGTGACGTCACACAGGCCAAGGATGGACGTCTGTTGGCAGACACTGGTGTTTTAGCAcagacctgccctgagtgagctgcatcagtccaccattgtttcgatgccggagcagatgtagacaagcaTGTCTCCTAAGTGATTAAGGTGTTTTTtgctggatgtaataatgaacatagcagtctttatttactcctgacatctgagctgctgaagatgcagtggattacttCTGTTTTAAAAGGGAATGTGccctgatctacctaaatgctTTTATGTTCGTGCGAAtaattcgtgatccagcttcacctaaaGAAGAACTGAGTATAAGTtgtttatgaatctttgcaaatcactttTACTAATAATGTGTTAGTTATCAAGTTCCAcaatgaatgtggctaaagtttacagtctcaAAGAGAACTGCTAGTCTCCCCGTTTGGAAGAGAGGGGCAGGGTGAGCAGAGCCCACTAGCATTTAAAGTGACATGCACCAAAACGGGTctctgtgaacagagctgtttttgcaAGGTaaacactaccattgagaaatttttatATAGGAATGTTAGATACTTTTTACGAAGGTACTAAAGAATCATACgagcttgtggaaaatgggcatctcaTGTCCACTTTAAGACTGTAAGGGGCCCCTGGTCTTTACCTCTTGATTTGCCTTTTATTTACTTGTTGTGGTGCCTACACAAGCTGTCAgccttttattttacagtaatgaatGCCATTAACAAAACATCCAAaccataaaaagtaataaaaaaaaaaatatacaaaatatcatgAACCCCACACACGTGCACACAGTCCAACATATTTTACAGAGATATCTACATATAAAAAGTGTAACATTAAATCATTTGTTAATGTTGGTTAAATGCATTATGAACTAACATTAAATAAAGAACAGACTAGGAAGGTAAGTTCATGAAGGTAAATGTACAACATCAGAGAGCCACGTCTCTGACAATGAATGAACACAGAATTCACGTCTTCTTGCACTTGAACCACAAGTACACTTTGCCAATTTGAACATTCAATTGATTTTAAGGCATTCAAGCGCAAGAAGAAACGATAAAGAACTCCATTCAGTGTATTCTGTGTGAAAACTGAGTAAATCACTCAGTGCTCTTGATTGAATAACTTTTCTGGCTTTAATAAGGATTAAACTATATTTACGTGATACAGTGAAgaatatgtaatgatatttagCATTTGATTAtgcagtttctgtacctgaacaccTGCAAACCTAAAGCattgttaaatttttatattttttctatttacttCTTTTGTGGaattatatatttcaaacaaTTTGACTAAATTTATACTTTCAGGaaatgtttctcttttctctttgatATTTGTGAGCATTTGACTGACCTTTCTCACACAGGACATGCAACGCCTGCATTCAAAGCAAAGTGCATTCAGAGCAGAGTGATAAAACGCcattttaaaggaacagtcaAGTCCTTATAAAATGTGGTTACAATATtttgagcgtggtgactcttgatgcgctgactctggcttcagtccactccttgtgaagctctcccaagttcttgaatcggcttttcctgacaatctttccaaggctgtggtcatccctgttgcttgtgcaccttttcctaccacactttttccttccagtcaactttctatgaatatattttgatacagcactctgtaaacagccagccctttcagcaatgaccttctgtgacttaagctgtaagtcgtaaccatcagaattaaaacaaaaaacttttgaaatatttcagtttgtgtgcaatgaatctagaatatgagaaagtttgcttttttgaattaaattacaaaaaataaagaacttttccatgatattcaaattttttgagatgcacctgtatagtaTTTGTATCTACTTAGTGTATTTGAATGGCACACACTGTAGCGCTCTCAGTTGCACTGAAGTTGGATGTTTAAGGGAGTGGGTTCAGTTTACAGGGGTCAATTCAGCCTTCTAAAATTACAAAGTAGATAATAAAGttataatgacaattttaaataGGCTTTCTACACAAAATctttacaaacaaatgaatgatatACAGTATTAGTATATGAACAGTTACGGACAAGCTGTGGTACTATTGTGGCACTATTCTTTTCCTGTTATatcagaaagttcaaaacaaaacttgcTCTGTTGAGCTGCAATAGCAAgctacaaaataaatatgttaatacatCTATCTAACCACCTGTTTAAAGTTACATTGTCTTATCGCCCATCTGTTTATTTCCCACGGAGAAAGTGAGCGAGAGGTTGGTGTCTTTACATGGTAGTGGTAAATAAAAACTCTCCAGAATATGTGATACCACTTTTATTCCCTGAGAGAGGGACTTGCTAAGTTAGGGTACACAAAGACTTAGTTGTGCGAAAAAGCTTTCTCCCTGTTCTCACAGCATAAGCGAAAGCAGAGATCAACAGCAGGTAGATCTATTTTgattgcatatatttaaaactgGTGCATATTGATTGTAATATTTATCAAGATTCTGTGTGAGTGTAAGCGTATGCCTTTACCCTTTCACCTGTATTGCTACGTCTAGTTTGAAATCTGTCTTAGGTATGACTACTGTTTAATTAACGTCCTCTATCTCTATATACAGCATGAAGATTATTACTGCTATAGGTCTACTCCTGGTATCTGTCCACCTTGGACACTCCTTATTGATTGGAGCCTTCAACATTAAATCCTTTGGGGATTCAAAAGCATCTAATGCCACCCTCCTTGAAATCATTACCAAAGTGAGTGACATGCAAACCTATAAAATACTTACACGCTCTCATTTGGTAACTGTATTGTGCTTGTTAGGTAGTACACCGGTATGACATTGTACTCATCCAAGAAGTGAGAGACAGTGATCTCACTGCAACGAATAAGCTGATGCAAAGTGTGAATGGGTATGCTGTCTTAACTGTCTATtagttactgtatttatttgtatagataaattaataaatattattttcattatcagaGGTTCCTCTCCATATGAATACCAGTACATTGTAAGTGAGCCCTTGGGTAGGAGCACTTATAAAGAGAGATATCTCTTTATTTACAGGTAACATTTAGTTCATACAGTACATAAGAttttatatatcaaattaataatcacacttttattttcatcagACGTCAGGCAGTGTCCGTTGCAAACAGCTTCCAGTATGATGATGGATGTGAATCCTGTGGAACTGATACTTTCAATAGAGAACCCTTTGTTGTGATGTTCTCCTCTAATACAGGTGGAGGTCAAAGTTCATTATTAAATGTTAGCAGTAATACAGTGAGAACGCACTGTTCAGCAAAAGAATCATTCATATTGAGCTGATTGTTATTTTTGCTCAAAATACTGAGCACTAACAACAAGTATCTTTTCTATAGCTATCCAGAAATTTGCCCTCGTTCCTCAGCATACATCCCCAGAAGTCGCTGTGACGGAAATCGATGCCCTGCATGATGTCGTCTTGGATACTAGACAACGTCTGAACACAAACGTAACTATGCTGTTGCATACCGTACTGTATGAACTAGTCCTGTTAACATGACAGACATTTCGATTTAATTGATATTGTCCTGAACATGCTAATTCACTATATGATTTGGAGGATTTGTGTCAATTCAAATTTCGTTTCAGAACATCATGCTTTTGGGAGACTTCAATGCTGGCTGTAGCTACGTTTCGAATTCAGACTGGTCCAAAATACGCCTCCGCACTGACCAAAGTTACACCTGGCTCATCCCTGATAGTGCGGACACAACTGTCACACACACCAACTGCCCCTACGACAGGTAGGAAGACATCACAGGCTATTTAGCTGGATAAGATAAACCTGTGTTatgaaattattcataatatGCTTGAAAAAAGATTGTGGCCACCTCTGACATGATGAAAGGAGTGTCTGCTGGATCAGCGCAGGTCTTTGACTTCATGCAAGCCCATGGATTGAGCCAGAGTTGGGTAAGGATAGGTTTGGCCTCATTGGGATTCAGTATCCTAAACATTAGACCTATGAAGCTCCCTGGAGAGTTGAGTTATTGCTGAGTGTATTCCTCTATCTGAAGCATTCATGTCTCTCTCACAGGGCCTGGCAGTGAGCGATCACTTTCCAGTGGAGGTCAAGCTCCTGTGAAAAACATCAGGGTTGTTCCTTCGCAGCAGATATACACTGCAATGCTAATGCTTGATGTGTAGTGCTGTCTtagacttaataaaaaaaaaattacaacatcatTTTATAGTTATAAGAAATGCGTGATTGAATGTGAATTACATTTCCCCCCTCAATTCTTctataattcttattttttataactttattagttttattacccCATTAAGAACCTACACTGAAACAAATGgtgttgaaacattttttattcagaaagtaaATTTCATAACAACAAAGAAATggcacactgaattaaatgtaacattttagaaaaacgGAAATAGTATTATCAATGGTATAATCAATATCCAATAATCTCAATaaactgagtaatattaattaataacatatACAGAGTTTGGTTTAGGGTaagttgcttgtaattatgca
Protein-coding regions in this window:
- the dnase1 gene encoding deoxyribonuclease-1, which encodes MKIITAIGLLLVSVHLGHSLLIGAFNIKSFGDSKASNATLLEIITKVVHRYDIVLIQEVRDSDLTATNKLMQSVNGGSSPYEYQYIVSEPLGRSTYKERYLFIYRRQAVSVANSFQYDDGCESCGTDTFNREPFVVMFSSNTAIQKFALVPQHTSPEVAVTEIDALHDVVLDTRQRLNTNNIMLLGDFNAGCSYVSNSDWSKIRLRTDQSYTWLIPDSADTTVTHTNCPYDRIVATSDMMKGVSAGSAQVFDFMQAHGLSQSWGLAVSDHFPVEVKLL